TCACACACTGACCCACTCTGCTGTATGGCCAAAGAGCTGCTCAGAAATTGTGAATGGATAGTCGTAAGCCAAGCGCTCTGTCCGTGGTGGTTGTCAGTGAGAAGGGGGCAGCTGATGGGGATGGTTTGGCTCGGCTAGACCATTATCCTTCCTAGTGAATTTGAAAACCTTTATTTTCTAGAAACCCACCATAAAATATGCTGTCGTCTGTCCAAGGAGAGTGACTCAGTGGTTCTGTCAGTGGGGTGAGTACATGCGGAGGCTGGGAAAGGGCGGGGAAACCAGGCTGTGACCTGGGGGGATGGGACGAGATGGGAGGTAGGAACTCCAGCAAGAACAGGGGAGCCCGcgaggaggagaggaaggcagaggggaaGACAGAGAGGCTGAGCACACGCACTCCTTCCTGAGGGTGGCCGGGGGTACGTTTCACCAGGCCGTTCTGTGCGTGGCATCACTTGGAAGCTGGGGAGTGGGTTTAGGTAAGCAGCTCAGGTGCCAAGCTTCACAGCCAACGTCCTGCACGTTCCAGACACTCCCTCCACTAAATGCCCACAGTGCTCTGCACCGTCACCGGGGCACCCGCACATTTCCAAGTGTTCCCGAAAGGGAGTCCACCCAGGTGAGATCCACCGAaggaagtgagaaaaatgaaaaagccacTCACTCTCCTAACTGGTCTGAGAGTTACCCCTCCAACCTGGAACCTCCAAGAGGGCTTGGGGGACACAGAGTAGGAGAGACCTGGGACAGCCCCTCGCGGAGCCTCCACGTCAGACAAACTGGACACCTACAAAGAGTGGTCACTGTAGAGGTGTGGGCTTGTTCTCCTGCCCTGCTGCCTGACACACTGTCACACTGTGGCATGGCGGCTCCTCCTGATGAAGCATTTCCTGCAGTTTCATTTCAGTGCACATGCCATAAAGAAATACCAATCGTCCGCATCTCGGTGGGGTTACATCCCCCCGCTTTCTTGTGGCACAGCTAGTTGAGCAGAGTGAAAAAATACAGAAGTCAGTCCTGGATGAGGCAGAGAGACAAGGAGAAGTCCCTCACTTCACAATTCTCGGCCCCAAAACCATTCTGCGCGGGGTCGAAGTCTTGTTGGCCGCTAGGTGCCTTCCCGTTCTGGTTGTGCTGAACCAAGAGGTCGTGAGGAGGTTACACTAGCAAAGCTCTGCAAGAAGGTTATTTTATGGCTCAAAAGTAGACAGGGTTTAGGAGCTGAAAGCATTGCTCTCCCGGATAGCTAAGAACAGAGGGCATCAGAATGGAAACGGTTGGCAGAAGGTTTGTTGATCTCGgagagccttccttccttccttccttccttccttccttccttccttccttccttccttccttccttccttccttccttccttccttccttccttccttccttccttccttccttccttccttccttccttccttccttccttccttccttccttccttccttccttccttccttccttccttccttccttccttccttccttccttccttccttcttttttttcatttgaggcCAGCGTTTAAAATAGTGAGTTTTCTCatcaaatccagatttctggaaTCTCTTGAAAAACGGGAAGGTCTAATAATGCCGAGCTGGTGAACTCTCATGGCAGCAACCTGAGCATAGAGCCATGGGCGCAAGGGCAGGTGGCTGGTCCGGAGGCAGCCCGTCTGTGATTTGCTAGCCCCTGCTGGCATTTAAGTTTTCCAGGTCCCCCCCAGAAAACCTGTGAGCGTGACAGGGTTAATTAGAATCTAAACCCAGGCCAGCCTGAGGTTgctgataaaagaataaaaaaccgGAGCAGGTGTGCATCAGGGAGGCACCATCAGGTATGTTCAGAAGGACGGGGCTAAGTTTCTGGTGGAGAGCTAAGTTGTTGTCCCACAGGTGATGACAGGGTTCTTGTGGTCACAGCCTGTCCCCAAATTGGTGTCGAGACACGGGAAATAGCAACTAACACTTACTGATCCCTTGTGCCAGCACTGAGGGCTTTGGTTCTTTCAGTTCATTTAAGCTGCAAACCTTAATTTCACCTGCTCAGGCTTCAGAAAGAGAAGTTAATGGAAGAAATTTGGGCTCAAAGATGCTAGATACAGGTGTTTTGGGCTCTGCTACGGTGATGAGTGTAAGCTGTGTCCCTTGATTTCTTTTTAGGTATCGCATGTCGCCACAGAGTAAGTTTCCGACGCCGGTAAGAGACTCTATCGCGGCCACCATCCACTTCTTGAAGTCTCTCCAGACTTACGGGGTGGATCCAGCCCGGGTCGTGGTCTGTGGTGACAGCGCGGGAGGGGGCATTGCGGCAATAGTTTGCCAAAAACTAATGGACAAGCCAGATCTCCCTAAGATCCGTGCTCAAATCCTGCTCTACACGGTCATCGAACTCTTGGATCTCAAACTCCCTTCTTTTCAGGAGAACCAGAATGTCCCGCTGCTCACTCACGATTTTATCTATTACTGTTGGTTTTGTTACTTGGACATCAGTCCCTCCTGGAAAAACGTTGTCATGGAACGTGGCCATTTGCCTGCCCAAGTCTGGGAAAAATATAGAAAGTGGTTGGGCTCAGAAAACATCCCGGAGAGGTTTAAGAAGAAAGCCTACCGGCAGGCGTCCCCTGCGCCCCTGAATGAGGGTGCCTATCTGGAGACAGAACACATTTTGGATTTGATGTGCTCACCCCTGATTGCAGAAGATGAAGTGATATCTCGGCTCCCGGAAGCTTGCATTGTGAGCTGTGAGTACGACATTCTGCGGGACCATTCGCTATTGTACAAGAAGAGACTGGAGGACCTGGGAGTCTCGGTGACTTGGCACCACATGGAGGATGGTTTTCACGGCGTGCTGAACACCCTCGATATGGGATGTTTGCAATTCCCCTGCTCCACAAGGATTCTGAATGCCATGGTCCGTTTCCTAAAGGGGTTGTGAGCATCTCTCCTTCCTGCTAGAGCTATGAGAGCGAGGGCCCTCCAGGAGCCCGTTCCCAATGGGGCGCTCTTGCTGACGTAGGTGATGCTGAGTGGGGCTAGGGAGGGTTATTTAGATCCCTGTTCTCCTTCTTGCTCCAGGTTCTAGAATCGGAGGATGCTTGTTTCTGATGTCTGAAGGGAGAGACAGGTTTGGGGGAAGGTGGGGCTGTCTGTCCATGTTTACTGTGGGGAAATTTTGAGCTGAGAGACTTCAGTGGCTATTTGCAAAAGTGAATGAGAGTGTAAGGGTTGCCCGTGGCCTCCCTGAGGGAGACTTCGGTCTGCTCCGCCTGACCCAGGCTGTGGGTGACAGGACTGTCCCCTTGGCTGGCCTAGGAATAACCCAGGGGCAGCATGTGCACTCTCCTGGGCCTTTTCCAATCTGGCTCAGAGGGTGGGCCCTGATGTTCTAGACTGCTGTATGGAGGTGGGAAAACTGGTTCCATTCTCCTCTGTGTGCACAGTGACGCTTTCTGTTGTTCCTCTGTCTCTGGGTTCAGAGTCTCAACTGCCTGTGCGGGAAGAGTTAGGATAGCATGGGTCGGTTTTCTGTGGTGGTTGGCACCTAGTGGCAAATAAAGATAGCCCAGAGTCACTGGATTGGGGGAGCTCTGGAGCTGTGGGAGTCAAAAGTCAGGTTTCCAAGGGCCGGGAAGTGACGTTGTCAGTGTCagaagggaggaggtgggagggaatcTGTGTCCTGAGTAGGAGACCCAGAGAGATTGCGTCTGACCAAACTCAATCATAGTGGAAACTGAGGGAGGGCCGAAGGGACCGAAGATGTGTTAGCAAGGGCTCTTTCTGTCTTAGGACCCAGAGCCAACCCAAATCGACCGAAATCAGAGACAGGATGTATTAGATAACGTAACAACGAATTCTAGGGATAATCAGGCATGGTTTGATGTGGAAGTGAACCAATGCCACCAGCtaccttctcttcttccttctagtCGATGCTTTTCTCTAGTTAATTCACCTTCACCTTTCCATATGGTGGCCCGAGCAGCTCCATGCTTACGTGCTCCCAGAGTCGAGTCCGTTATTATGAACTTGCCACATTCCCAGCAGAAATTGCATTGTCTCGAGGGCACCGTGCGCTTTCTGAATGGTGTACCCAGTTGCCACAACCAAGGGAATGAAATGTTCTGTCTGACCAGTTGCAAGTCCCATGCCTTCCTGGGAGTGGAGAGTGGGGTCAACTCCACCTGGTGCTTGAACTAAGCCCGGCGGAGGGAGGGGGGACTTCCCTCCCACCAACACTTACTCTACTACAGAAGCTAAATTGAACCCGAGCCGAGGTACTTGGAAGTGGCAAGAGACGTCAAGGACCACGGGGCAAGTTGACTACGTGCCTGTTAGGAataaaaattcctttgaagggatGGCCCATGCTCCCATGCTGGCCCTGCCTGGTATTCAGGAGGCTCTGCTCCTGGCTGGCCAGTGGTTTTATAGACCCAGGTCCCAGTTTACTGCACAAGGACCCCGCGCACTCCTTTAACTTGCTTTCAGTTGAATGTTTGTGCCGACACACGGAGCAGAGAAACCCCCTGGATGGCATCTCGATCCATGCACAACAGGCCGACCAGCAAGTGGCTGTTTGGAGAAACATGAACCACTCACTGAAAGAATATAATTTGGTGGCCACACAGCTGTTGGGGAGCATTAGGAATGTCCTTCTGAGACAGGTGGCTGTGTTGAGTCTGGGTTGATTTCTCTCCCGGAGTGTGACCTTTGTTTCACCCCTGCTTCTGGAGATGGGTGGACAGACATGAGTTGACCATTACAGTCTTTCCTGTAACCCATTCGTGAGgttcagggaaaggaaaagggataGAAATGAATGTTCACGAGCGTcaactacatgccaggcactgtcctgggcTGTTTAGGATTGCCACCTCATTGTGAAGAGAGAACATCGATTGTGAGTTGCTGCCCAGGCATTTTATAGCATGACAGCCATGCTCCCACCTAGGCTTGGTATTTAGGGAAGAGCCTGAGCTCAGGATTCCCGCCACAGTTTCCTGCTTGGTTTTTCCTGGGTCACCTTTTTAAGTAAGCACTTAGAGTTGAGTCTGTGAAGCTGGTGACCTTTGCCCCAACCGCCTTATGAGTCAGAGGTCCTTGCTACCCTGCTCTCTGTCTCCTGCTCACTCGTGACCTGGGATGGAAGCCTGGCCTTCCCCTGGTCCACTCCACCCCTTGACCCCCTGCCTCTGGGATTTGTAAGTAATAAAATCTTGTGACttcacttcttctgtgtgtgtcttgaaATTGCGTCTTCAGTCAAAACGAACCTGGGGTTTTCACTTCCCCAAGTGGGGGCTGAGATGCTGAGGGAGCTACCTGCCGACTCTGTGAGGGCAGCGCGTGCCTTGTGCGTCAGCAGGTCCTAATGTGCACACTCTGGGAGAGTTTTCTCCAGAAGTTCTCAGGACTTCCCAGAAACATTCACCAGTGAGTCTAGGGAAGTGCCATCTGCTAACGGACAGTGTGTTCCATCACAAATTGCTGTCTTAGGTCAGGAGGCAATTGAGGACAGGTCTCGGGCAAAGTCAAAAAATTGGCCAAATTCGTCTCTGCCCCTTTACACCCCAGTTCCCTGTCAGCATCCTCCTCAGGGTGTTCCTCACCCCCCGCCAGGACCTCCCTGCCTTTCTGACCCCAAACCttgtctccctctccccctgcaCTCTCTGCTCCAGAATGCCTGCttgctctctcctcttctccctgggCAAGGATAAGCTAGTAGAGGTTAGGCTCTCTGCAATGACAAATGGTCCCAGAGTCTCAGTGGCTTTGAAAGCGAAGGTCTATTTCTTGCTCACGTTACACATTACATCACGTTAGCCCTCCCAGGATGGCTGTAGCTCTGCTCCACACTTGTCTACTCGGGGATCCAGGCCTCTATGAGAAATATCGCCAGTCTTATGGCAGAGGGAAAAAGAATATGGCTGATCACACACTGGCCCCCCCAGTGTCTGTTCCAAAATGATGTTCACTGTACCTGCTCACCTTTCATTGGCCAGAGCAGGTCATATGGCCAAGCCTGACGTTGATGGGACAGACAAACATGATGGTCCCCAGAGAGGAGCAGTGGATATGTTTGGACAATATGACAGCTACCGCACTGTCAAACATATTTCCATTTCCAcactaccttttaaaaattaattttaaatgacataagtgacacacatatatattctccATTTAAATAAAACCTTCAAATGCTAGAGAAAAGCCTCCAGTGCCCTTTGTCTACTCCCCTGCAACTCTGTTTCCCTTTGTCTGGATGTATCCACTGTtcctttttgggggtggggtagggtcttCTAATCCTTTAAAGCCTGTTTCCATGCTTTTACACACACAGATCATATAGAGTAGTATCTTGTGGGATGGATTTGCCATATATTTGTACATAACAGAATAATTCTGTACATGTTGTgccacttggattttttttttactcaatgACGTGACTTAGAAATCTAACCTAGTAAATGATGGACAtttatctttccctttctctttagcTACTGCGTAGTATTCCACGGTGTGACCGAATAGCAGTCTTAGCCATTACCTACTGGTAGACACATTTGGTCTCTTTCCAGTGTTTTACAGACAAACAAGTGTGTAGTGAACATTTTTGCACACGCCCCCTTGCATGCATGTGATTCTCTGTGATAAATTCAAGAAGGGGGTCTGTTGGCTGagcacattttaaatgttgacagATGCTACCGAAATGCCTGTCtcgttcccttttttttttcaacagatcTCAGCTGGGAGGGAAGTAGTCGAATCATAACCACCAATGcccaaagcagaaagaaaattgaCTGGCTTGACAATAGCAGGTGGAGCCACGTTGGCGTGGCACgtctgcattttaaaaggaaagttcCTGAACTCAGACGAACCTCTACTAGAATCAATGGAGGAACTGAGCAGGCTGCAATCTTCTTGGGTTGTTGCCTTGAATACCCTTGCTTCCATCTAACAGTGGAAAGGGTGCCAGAGTCGGAAAGCTGGCTCCTTCCTCCACAGGGTTGGCAGGGCCCGCCCTGTTCCCTGGCCACACAGCACTGTGCCAACATTGCAGCGAGGTGTCTTGCAATTGCAGCACAAAGTTGAATCAGACAAGACAGTGCCCAGGGTTCAGTGTCCAAGCATTTCCAGTAACAGGCCAAACCCCTCAAGGGTCCACTTCACTGAATTCTCATAATATTATGAAGTACATGATATCGACTCCCaatttatagattaggaaaccAAGGTGGACTTGGCCAAGGAACTTGGTGGAAGGTAGAACTGGAAGTTGAAGCCAAGTGTGTCTAGAttccaagtctactacccaccacCATTCGGTTCCCTGTGCAATAACCCCGACCTGATTGGACACCTTTAAGAAGTGTTTCTAGGTCACACCGGGGCAGGAGGGGAGAAGTCAATTCATCATTCACCTCTCAGGTCTCGTTTCCTGGGCGTAGCCTCCCTGCGCCCAGAAGGTTAGATCCTTCTCCTGCGGGCTTGCAGAAGATGCTATAGCTCCTCTAGCATAGCACTGAGCATACAGGACTGTGACCCAAAATGTCTCAGTTGGATCGCAGTGATCCCCAATTTCTAATGTCCACAGGGGACTGGTAGAGCAAAAGGCAATCATCTCTGGAGGAAGATAATATCATCATAGGCCTCccattatttctgcaaataaatTTTCAGATACCAGGCACATGAGAAGAGCTAGCAACAGTTATCACAGAAACAAcagtaaaacacaaacaaaaagaaggagCCACGGACTGTAAAATGGCTCTGTTCACTATGTCCAAGGTGATAAactctatatagatatatttctATAACTAGAGATAGACTAGAGATATAGTCTATAACtctatataatatacaaatataatctGTGAATctatacatttcaaaatttggaaggcaaaatttgaaaattggGATGGCAAAATAGTGGTAACCTGAAAATTTAgaaggtaaaaaaattaaaactttggaACTGTAAAAAGtgacattatatataatactCATAGATGTGAAtcaaacagaaattttagaacttaaaactgcaacaaatcaaataaaatattcaatggatGGGTTTAATTTCACATTAGATACAGAAcgtagaaaatacagaaaaggggGCAAGAGGCATGACGATTCAGTGAGAAGCATAGAAAACATGTAACTGGTTTTccacaaagaaagcagaaaggatgcagaagcaatatttgaaatataacagTGGAATTTCCTAAGATGATTGAAAGATTAAgtattaaaaagcatttttatgtttcttaatatttaaaaatgtttttagactTTCTAATATCTTTTGGGCAAAATCCCTAAAGTGTGAAATAATCGCACAACAGAGGTGATCAACAATGTTACTttttggctctttgaaaagacTGGTAAAATTGGTCAACGTCTGGTGagaccaagaaagaaaacaaaggaaaaagcacaaatagtAAGTACTAGGAATAAAAAGGACCTCAGGACAGATTctagagatatttaaaaagataataagaagaCATTATGAGCAACACATGCCAAGCAATTGAAAATTTAGGTGCAAcgcataaattcctagaaaaatacaactGAGCAACCTGACACAAAAGAGCAAATCTGATTACTTAATAAAAGGTATTGAATCTAGCATAAAAAGCTgtccaacaaaacaaaatgaacatctCCTGGCCTTGACTTATTTAacattcaaggaagaaataacattaatCTCACATAAACTGACCTAGAGATTATAAAAAGCAGGTATGTTCTTCTTTCTATGAGGGTAACTTAGTAATAAAACCTACaaagacagtggaaatgaaaattacaggCTGTGACAATCTTACTCATGGGTATAGAGGCAAAggcttttctaaaaaatatttagctAACCgaatccagcaatatatgagaA
The Rhinolophus ferrumequinum isolate MPI-CBG mRhiFer1 chromosome 9, mRhiFer1_v1.p, whole genome shotgun sequence genome window above contains:
- the LOC117027776 gene encoding arylacetamide deacetylase-like 3, with translation MGVLLALLVAAGVFFCVSFVGVGLWVLYTHFTTADIPAGISHPKKLRVCHCIFLLLVAWGKIFEKLRICSMPRFVRFMHDLLPLKEDPDVVVTDLLFGTIPVKLYQPKTSSCTLRPGVVLYHGGGGIIGSLKTHHKICCRLSKESDSVVLSVGYRMSPQSKFPTPVRDSIAATIHFLKSLQTYGVDPARVVVCGDSAGGGIAAIVCQKLMDKPDLPKIRAQILLYTVIELLDLKLPSFQENQNVPLLTHDFIYYCWFCYLDISPSWKNVVMERGHLPAQVWEKYRKWLGSENIPERFKKKAYRQASPAPLNEGAYLETEHILDLMCSPLIAEDEVISRLPEACIVSCEYDILRDHSLLYKKRLEDLGVSVTWHHMEDGFHGVLNTLDMGCLQFPCSTRILNAMVRFLKGL